One Brassica oleracea var. oleracea cultivar TO1000 chromosome C7, BOL, whole genome shotgun sequence genomic window carries:
- the LOC106304842 gene encoding putative leucine-rich repeat receptor-like protein kinase At2g19210, whose protein sequence is MGLPLISFTSIFAVLVLLVRAQDQSGFVSIDCGIPDDSSYNDESTDIKYVSDAAYVESGTIHSIDTQYQTSSLEKQFQNLRSFPDGKRNCYDVQPPRGKGFKYLIRTRFMYGNYDTLGKAPEFDLYLGVNIWDSVKIDNATMIITKEIIHTLRSDHVHVCLVDKNKGTPFLSVLELRLLKSDTYETPYDSLMLFKRWDLGGLGNAPVRYKDDVFDRIWIPLRFPKYTIFNASLTIDSNNDNGFKPARSVMNTATSPEDSIQDIILYWEPEDPTWKYYVYMHFAEVVELPSNETREFSVLLNKKSINMTDFSPRYLYTDTLFVQNPVSGPRLEFLLRRTDKSTLPPMINAIETYRVNEFLQSPTDQQDAQAIMMIKSKYGMKKNWLGDPCGPVNYPWKDINCSYVNNEPPRIVSLNLSFSGLTGEIDPAFSNLTSLQKLDLSNNSLTGKVPDFLGNLHNLTELNLEGNKLVGALPAKLQERSNNKSLVLRVGGNPDLCVSASCQNTSEQTKKNVYIIALVASVAGILGLVIAIALFLMYKKRNRSGGSNGVRTGPLDTTKRYYKYSEVVKITNNFERVLGQGGFGKVYHGFLNEEQVAVKILSESSTQGYREFRAEVELLLRVHHKNLTALIGYCNEAEKMALIYEFMANGTLGDYLSGKKSYVLSWEERIQISLDAAQGLEYLHSGCKPPIVQRDVKPANILINEKLQAKIADFGLSRSVALDGTNQSTTAVAGTIGYLDPEYQSMQQLSEMSDVYSFGVVLLEVVTGQPVILRSRATAENVHITDRVELLLSTGDIKGIVDPKLGERFDAGSAWKITEVAMACASRSSKNRPTMSQVVAELKESVSRARDGGGSGASSVTEPVMTAGESGMFPQAR, encoded by the exons ATGGGGCTTCCATTGATTTCATTCACAAGCATCTTTGCTGTTCTTGTTCTTCTTGTTCGTGCTCAAGACCAGTCAG GTTTTGTCAGCATAGACTGTGGTATACCGGATGATTCAAGTTACAACGATGAAAGCACAGACATTAAATACGTTTCAGATGCTGCATACGTCGAGTCCGGAACAATTCATAGCATCGATACTCAGTATCAGACAAGTTCTCTTGAGAAGCAGTTCCAAAACCTTAGGAGCTTCCCTGACGGCAAGAGAAACTGTTACGATGTTCAGCCTCCGCGGGGAAAAGGCTTCAAGTATTTGATCAGAACACGGTTCATGTACGGTAACTACGATACTCTAGGAAAAGCACCCGAGTTTGATCTTTATCTAGGGGTCAATATCTGGGATTCTGTTAAAATAGATAATGCAACAATGATAATTACCAAAGAGATCATCCATACTCTTCGTTCAGACCATGTTCATGTGTGTCTTGTTGATAAAAACAAAGGAACACCATTCTTGTCTGTGTTAGAACTCAGGCTCCTAAAGAGTGATACATACGAGACTCCTTATGATTCACTGATGCTGTTTAAAAGATGGGATCTTGGGGGGCTCGGTAATGCTCCTGTCAG GTACAAAGATGATGTTTTTGACCGGATATGGATACCTCTGAGGTTTCCAAAGTATACAATCTTCAACGCATCGCTCACAATAGATTCAAATAACGACAATGGATTCAAACCCGCTCGCTCCGTCATGAACACTGCAACTTCACCTGAGGATTCAATCCAAGACATAATTCTTTATTGGGAACCAGAGGATCCTACTTGGAAGTACTACGTGTATATGCATTTTGCAGAAGTTGTGGAACTTCCAAGTAACGAGACCAGAGAGTTCTCGGTGCTTCTGAATAAGAAGTCAATCAACATGACCGATTTTAGCCCTCGCTACTTGTATACGGACACGCTTTTCGTTCAGAACCCTGTGAGCGGTCCAAGACTCGAGTTTCTTCTCAGACGTACAGATAAATCTACGCTTCCACCCATGATTAACGCCATTGAAACATATCGAGTTAATGAGTTTCTTCAGTCACCTACTGACCAACAAGATG CTCAAGCAATTATGATGATAAAGTCCAAGTATGGAATGAAGAAGAACTGGCTTGGAGATCCATGTGGCCCAGTTAACTACCCTTGGAAGGATATCAATTGCAGCTACGTTAATAACGAGCCTCCAAGAATCGTTTCTTT GAACCTATCCTTCAGTGGCTTGACTGGCGAAATTGATCCAGCCTTCTCCAACCTTACCTCATTACAGAAGCT GGACTTATCAAACAACAGTCTAACAGGAAAAGTACCTGATTTCCTTGGAAATCTACATAACTTGACAGAGTT AAACTTGGAAGGAAACAAGTTAGTGGGTGCTCTTCCGGCGAAACTACAGGAAAGATCAAATAATAAGTCGCTTGTGCTAAG AGTTGGCGGGAATCCGGACCTCTGCGTGTCTGCTTCATGTCAAAATACGAGTGAGCAGACAAAAAAGAATGTATACATCATTGCACTAGTAGCATCTGTAGCGGGAATTCTTGGTCTTGTAATAGCAATAGCTTTGTTCTTGATGTACAAGAAGAGAAATCGAAGTG GCGGCTCTAATGGTGTTAGGACTGGGCCATTGGACACAACAAAACGTTACTACAAATACTCAGAAGTTGTGAAAATTACAAACAACTTTGAGAGAGTACTTGGACAAGGAGGTTTTGGAAAAGTGTACCATGGTTTCCTAAACGAAGAGCAAGTCGCTGTCAAGATTCTGTCTGAGTCATCAACTCAAGGGTACAGAGAGTTTAGAGCAGAG GTTGAACTTCTGCTGAGAGTTCATCACAAGAACCTAACCGCACTTATTGGATACTGCAACGAAGCCGAAAAGATGGCGCTTATATACGAATTTATGGCTAATGGAACCTTAGGAGATTATTTGTCAG GGAAAAAATCTTATGTCTTGAGCTGGGAGGAGAGGATACAAATATCATTAGATGCTGCACAAG GGCTTGAGTATCTTCACAGTGGCTGCAAGCCTCCCATTGTACAAAGAGATGTAAAGCCGGCTAATATACTTATTAACGAGAAGCTGCAGGCCAAGATTGCTGACTTTGGGTTATCTAGAAGCGTTGCATTGGACGGCACTAACCAGAGTACAACCGCAGTTGCTGGAACTATTGGTTATCTTGATCCTGA GTACCAATCGATGCAACAGTTAAGTGAGATGAGTGATGTTTACAGCTTCGGGGTTGTTCTTTTGGAGGTTGTGACGGGCCAACCGGTGATTTTACGTTCAAGAGCAACAGCAGAGAACGTACACATAACCGACCGGGTCGAGTTGCTTCTGTCCACCGGAGATATCAAAGGCATTGTGGATCCAAAGCTAGGAGAGAGGTTTGATGCTGGTTCGGCTTGGAAGATCACTGAAGTAGCAATGGCCTGTGCATCTCGTAGCTCTAAAAATAGACCTACCATGAGTCAGGTGGTTGCTGAACTCAAGGAGAGTGTAAGCAGAGCAAGAGACGGTGGAGGTTCCGGGGCCAGTAGTGTTACAGAGCCGGTGATGACGGCTGGTGAATCGGGAATGTTTCCTCAGGCGAGGTAG